Proteins encoded in a region of the Populus nigra chromosome 3, ddPopNigr1.1, whole genome shotgun sequence genome:
- the LOC133689747 gene encoding uncharacterized protein LOC133689747 isoform X1, with amino-acid sequence MVRARAPSTADTIMEGSGNISDPYRGRGGGNSNSSNNSSPSSSRRYGMLSASSILQAPISLLLEYSGLLRTTRSSHQETESLIPGGGGLGSTRLDGSSAAVVSNNGEVAIRIIGSGEHEHDRDGSGGLVVGQVGGGQNEVLGQQQTMGADVLQGDLRSDHEGGGGDATGGAVTHQSSSVGGDGEAADGAGGNGRDSTYQRYDIQQAARWIEQVLPFSLLLLVVFIRQHLQGLAGFFVTIWIAVVMFKSNDILRKQTALKGERKVSMLVGISLAFAIHVVGVYWWYQNDDLLYPLIMLPPKSIPPFWHAIFIIMVNDTMVRQAAMVFKCILLISYKNSRGRNYRKQGQMLTLVEYLMLLYRALLPTPVWYRFFLNKEYGSLFSSLMTGLYLTFKLTSVVEKVQSFCAALKALSRKEVHYGAYATSEQVNAAGDLCAICQEKMHAPILLRCKHIFCEDCVSEWFEREGTCPLCRALVKPADLRSFSDGSTSLLFQIF; translated from the exons atggttagggctagggCACCATCTACTGCTGATACGATTATGGAAGGGTCAGGGAATATTTCTGATCCGTACAGAGGCAGAGGCGGAGGAAATAGTAATAGCAGTAACAATTCTTCACCTTCTTCGTCGAGGAGATATGGAATGTTATCAGCTTCTAGTATTCTTCAAGCGCCTATTTCTCTTTTATTAGAGTATTCTGGTCTGTTAAGAACTACTCGTTCATCTCACCAAGAAACAGAGTCTTTGATTCCTGGTGGAGGAGGACTTGGTTCTACTAGACTTGATGGTTCGTCGGCTGCGGTGGTCTCTAATAATGGGGAGGTTGCGATTAGGATAATTGGGTCGGGGGAACATGAACATGACAGGGATGGTTCTGGTGGATTGGTTGTGGGGCAAGTTGGTGGAGGGCAGAATGAGGTGTTGGGACAGCAGCAAACGATGGGTGCAGATGTTCTTCAGGGTGATTTGAGAAGTGATCATGAAGGAGGAGGGGGAGATGCCACTGGTGGTGCCGTTACTCATCAGAGTTCGAGTGTGGGTGGGGATGGGGAAGCTGCTGATGGGGCTGGGGGTAACGGGAGGGATTCAACATACCAGAGATATGATATCCAGCAAGCTGCCAGGTGGATTGAGCAAGTGcttcctttttctttgcttcTATTGGTTGTCTTCATTCGCCAGCATTTGCAAg GACTTGCAGGTTTCTTTGTTACAATTTGGATTGCTGTTGTCATGTTCAAGTCTAATGATATTCTACGAAAACAAACAGCTCTGAAG GGTGAGAGGAAAGTCTCTATGCTTGTTGGCATCTCTCTTGCATTCGCGATTCATGTGGTTGGTGTTTACTGGTGGTATCAAAATGATGATCTTCTGTACCCATTAATTATGCTTCCCCCCAAATCTATACCTCCTTTCTGGCATGCTATTTTCATCATCATGGTGAATG atACAATGGTCCGGCAGGCAGCAATGGTATTCAAATGTATTCTGTTAATTTCTTACAAGAACAGTAGAGGCCGAAATTATCGTAAACAG GGTCAAATGCTTACTTTGGTTGAGTACCTGATGCTGCTGTACCGTGCCTTATTGCCTACACCAGTCTGGTATCGTTTCTTTTTGAACAAAGAATATGGCAGCCTCTTTTCATCACTCATGACTGGGTTGTATCTAACTTTCAAGCTCACATCTGTTGTTGAGAAG GTACAATCTTTCTGTGCTGCTTTAAAGGCATTATCACGTAAAGAGGTGCACTATGGGGCATATGCAACATCAGAGCAG GTCAATGCAGCAGGAGATCTGTGTGCCATATGCCAGGAAAAGATGCACGCTCCTATACTACTTCGATGTAAACACATATTTTGCGAGGATTGTGTATCAGAATG GTTTGAGAGGGAAGGGACGTGCCCCTTGTGCAGGGCTTTGGTCAAACCTGCAGATCTCAGATCGTTCAGTGATGGCTCAACTAGTTTATTATTCCAGATATTCTAG
- the LOC133688786 gene encoding uncharacterized protein LOC133688786: MAYRRRHGITRTSTFKEEIHHPPEQDNHHENINKNTNINDDTFLITSSSSSSLAAQAIRASAAHRESSLSSAYAGDSIPRRSKVFDAYEDKPGTNDSKGFWGVLARKAKAILEDDNMSQQFETPERSRFQMPDSSAGGQYSYRTPEGFRKMDNPAIRKGLDKITSSLNQIGDTFEKAFEEGRTIVENKTADIIQETRKLQIRRKGPDAYNQSPGANSSWMQQQTQPLNHENQLKASRDVAMATAAKAKLLLRELKTVKADLAFAKQRCSQLEEENKMLRESREKGSNVDDDDLIRLQLETLLAEKARLAHENSVYARENRFLREIVEYHQLTMQDVVYLDEGSEEVTEVYPFTKMLSVSPPSPTSPSDTTLSSLLEKEIYPVPDLPQETQEVSESDVQPNAGIPALKEEEEEEDTGSDAPQSAGIPALKEVEDARSDAPPSAGVPALKEVEDTRSDASPGVGIPVLEEKEEEKRIPSNKEEEEEEEKCTSKSAVHEEEKARTPSASYGVNK, translated from the exons aTGGCATATAGGAGAAGACATGGAATTACCAGGACATCAACATTCAAAGAAGAGATTCATCACCCACCAGAACAAGACAACCACcatgaaaacatcaacaaaaatactAATATCAATGACGACACTTTTCTTATaacatcttcttcatcttcatctctgGCTGCTCAGGCTATTAGGGCATCTGCTGCTCATCGTGAATCATCCCTTTCTTCTGCATATGCTGGAGATTCTATCCCTCGGAGATCTAAG GTGTTTGATGCATACGAGGACAAACCGGGAACAAATGATTCGAAAGGGTTTTGGGGTGTCCTTGCTCGGAAAGCAAAAGCGATTCTCGAGGACGATAATATGTCTCAACAATTTGAAACACCAGAAAGATCAAGGTTCCAGATGCCAGATTCCTCTGCAGGTGGTCAG TATTCATACCGGACACCTGAGGGCTTTAGGAAAATGGATAATCCTGCAATACGAAAGGGCTTGGATAAGATTACATCTTCCCTTAATCAAATTGGTGACACCTTTGAAAAGGCTTTCGAG GAAGGGCGCACTATTGTGGAAAATAAGACAGCAGATATCATCCAAGAAACTCGCAAACTGCAAATAAGGCGAAAAGGTCCCGACGCATATAATCAAAGTCCTGGTGCAAATAGTTCATGGATGCAACAACAGACACAACCTCTGAACCATGAAAATCAACTGAAGGCATCTCGCGAC GTTGCAATGGCTACTGCTGCCAAAGCAAAGCTTCTTCTTCGGGAACTAAAAACGGTTAAAGCAGACCTGGCTTTTGCTAAACAAAGATGTTCACAGCtggaagaagagaataaaatgcTTCGGGAGAGCCGTGAAAAGGGCAGCAATGTTGACGATGATGATCTG ATCCGCCTTCAACTGGAGACACTTTTGGCTGAGAAAGCTCGTCTAGCACATGAGAATTCTGTGTATGCTCGCGAGAACCGCTTTCTGAGAGAGATTGTTGAATACCACCAACTTACAATGCAGGATGTTGTTTATTTGGACGAAGGCAGTGAAGAAGTTACCGAAGTCTATCCCTTTACGAAGATGCTTTCTGTTTCTCCACCTTCGCCCACCTCACCTTCTGACACCACATTAAGTTCACTATTGGAAAAGGAAATCTATCCCGTCCCTGACCTCCCGCAAGAAACACAGGAGGTTTCAGAAAGTGATGTCCAACCAAATGCAGGTATACCGGCActcaaggaagaagaagaagaagaagatacaggAAGCGATGCCCCCCAAAGTGCAGGTATACCTGCACTGAAGGAAGTAGAAGATGCAAGAAGCGATGCCCCCCCAAGTGCAGGAGTTCCTGCACTCAAGGAAGTAGAAGATACAAGAAGTGATGCCTCCCCAGGTGTTGGTATCCCTGTACTTgaggaaaaagaagaggaaaaacgGATCCCTTCaaacaaggaagaagaagaagaagaagaaaaatgtacTTCAAAGTCTGCAGTGCATGAGGAGGAAAAAGCAAGAACACCCTCAGCATCGTATGGCGTAAATAAGTAG
- the LOC133689747 gene encoding uncharacterized protein LOC133689747 isoform X3 has product MEGSGNISDPYRGRGGGNSNSSNNSSPSSSRRYGMLSASSILQAPISLLLEYSGLLRTTRSSHQETESLIPGGGGLGSTRLDGSSAAVVSNNGEVAIRIIGSGEHEHDRDGSGGLVVGQVGGGQNEVLGQQQTMGADVLQGDLRSDHEGGGGDATGGAVTHQSSSVGGDGEAADGAGGNGRDSTYQRYDIQQAARWIEQVLPFSLLLLVVFIRQHLQGLAGFFVTIWIAVVMFKSNDILRKQTALKGERKVSMLVGISLAFAIHVVGVYWWYQNDDLLYPLIMLPPKSIPPFWHAIFIIMVNDTMVRQAAMVFKCILLISYKNSRGRNYRKQGQMLTLVEYLMLLYRALLPTPVWYRFFLNKEYGSLFSSLMTGLYLTFKLTSVVEKVQSFCAALKALSRKEVHYGAYATSEQVNAAGDLCAICQEKMHAPILLRCKHIFCEDCVSEWFEREGTCPLCRALVKPADLRSFSDGSTSLLFQIF; this is encoded by the exons ATGGAAGGGTCAGGGAATATTTCTGATCCGTACAGAGGCAGAGGCGGAGGAAATAGTAATAGCAGTAACAATTCTTCACCTTCTTCGTCGAGGAGATATGGAATGTTATCAGCTTCTAGTATTCTTCAAGCGCCTATTTCTCTTTTATTAGAGTATTCTGGTCTGTTAAGAACTACTCGTTCATCTCACCAAGAAACAGAGTCTTTGATTCCTGGTGGAGGAGGACTTGGTTCTACTAGACTTGATGGTTCGTCGGCTGCGGTGGTCTCTAATAATGGGGAGGTTGCGATTAGGATAATTGGGTCGGGGGAACATGAACATGACAGGGATGGTTCTGGTGGATTGGTTGTGGGGCAAGTTGGTGGAGGGCAGAATGAGGTGTTGGGACAGCAGCAAACGATGGGTGCAGATGTTCTTCAGGGTGATTTGAGAAGTGATCATGAAGGAGGAGGGGGAGATGCCACTGGTGGTGCCGTTACTCATCAGAGTTCGAGTGTGGGTGGGGATGGGGAAGCTGCTGATGGGGCTGGGGGTAACGGGAGGGATTCAACATACCAGAGATATGATATCCAGCAAGCTGCCAGGTGGATTGAGCAAGTGcttcctttttctttgcttcTATTGGTTGTCTTCATTCGCCAGCATTTGCAAg GACTTGCAGGTTTCTTTGTTACAATTTGGATTGCTGTTGTCATGTTCAAGTCTAATGATATTCTACGAAAACAAACAGCTCTGAAG GGTGAGAGGAAAGTCTCTATGCTTGTTGGCATCTCTCTTGCATTCGCGATTCATGTGGTTGGTGTTTACTGGTGGTATCAAAATGATGATCTTCTGTACCCATTAATTATGCTTCCCCCCAAATCTATACCTCCTTTCTGGCATGCTATTTTCATCATCATGGTGAATG atACAATGGTCCGGCAGGCAGCAATGGTATTCAAATGTATTCTGTTAATTTCTTACAAGAACAGTAGAGGCCGAAATTATCGTAAACAG GGTCAAATGCTTACTTTGGTTGAGTACCTGATGCTGCTGTACCGTGCCTTATTGCCTACACCAGTCTGGTATCGTTTCTTTTTGAACAAAGAATATGGCAGCCTCTTTTCATCACTCATGACTGGGTTGTATCTAACTTTCAAGCTCACATCTGTTGTTGAGAAG GTACAATCTTTCTGTGCTGCTTTAAAGGCATTATCACGTAAAGAGGTGCACTATGGGGCATATGCAACATCAGAGCAG GTCAATGCAGCAGGAGATCTGTGTGCCATATGCCAGGAAAAGATGCACGCTCCTATACTACTTCGATGTAAACACATATTTTGCGAGGATTGTGTATCAGAATG GTTTGAGAGGGAAGGGACGTGCCCCTTGTGCAGGGCTTTGGTCAAACCTGCAGATCTCAGATCGTTCAGTGATGGCTCAACTAGTTTATTATTCCAGATATTCTAG
- the LOC133689747 gene encoding uncharacterized protein LOC133689747 isoform X2 has product MVRARAPSTADTIMEGSGNISDPYRGRGGGNSNSSNNSSPSSSRRYGMLSASSILQAPISLLLEYSGLLRTTRSSHQETESLIPGGGGLGSTRLDGSSAAVVSNNGEVAIRIIGSGEHEHDRDGSGGLVVGQVGGGQNEVLGQQQTMGADVLQGDLRSDHEGGGGDATGGAVTHQSSSVGGDGEAADGAGGNGRDSTYQRYDIQQAARWIEQVLPFSLLLLVVFIRQHLQGFFVTIWIAVVMFKSNDILRKQTALKGERKVSMLVGISLAFAIHVVGVYWWYQNDDLLYPLIMLPPKSIPPFWHAIFIIMVNDTMVRQAAMVFKCILLISYKNSRGRNYRKQGQMLTLVEYLMLLYRALLPTPVWYRFFLNKEYGSLFSSLMTGLYLTFKLTSVVEKVQSFCAALKALSRKEVHYGAYATSEQVNAAGDLCAICQEKMHAPILLRCKHIFCEDCVSEWFEREGTCPLCRALVKPADLRSFSDGSTSLLFQIF; this is encoded by the exons atggttagggctagggCACCATCTACTGCTGATACGATTATGGAAGGGTCAGGGAATATTTCTGATCCGTACAGAGGCAGAGGCGGAGGAAATAGTAATAGCAGTAACAATTCTTCACCTTCTTCGTCGAGGAGATATGGAATGTTATCAGCTTCTAGTATTCTTCAAGCGCCTATTTCTCTTTTATTAGAGTATTCTGGTCTGTTAAGAACTACTCGTTCATCTCACCAAGAAACAGAGTCTTTGATTCCTGGTGGAGGAGGACTTGGTTCTACTAGACTTGATGGTTCGTCGGCTGCGGTGGTCTCTAATAATGGGGAGGTTGCGATTAGGATAATTGGGTCGGGGGAACATGAACATGACAGGGATGGTTCTGGTGGATTGGTTGTGGGGCAAGTTGGTGGAGGGCAGAATGAGGTGTTGGGACAGCAGCAAACGATGGGTGCAGATGTTCTTCAGGGTGATTTGAGAAGTGATCATGAAGGAGGAGGGGGAGATGCCACTGGTGGTGCCGTTACTCATCAGAGTTCGAGTGTGGGTGGGGATGGGGAAGCTGCTGATGGGGCTGGGGGTAACGGGAGGGATTCAACATACCAGAGATATGATATCCAGCAAGCTGCCAGGTGGATTGAGCAAGTGcttcctttttctttgcttcTATTGGTTGTCTTCATTCGCCAGCATTTGCAAg GTTTCTTTGTTACAATTTGGATTGCTGTTGTCATGTTCAAGTCTAATGATATTCTACGAAAACAAACAGCTCTGAAG GGTGAGAGGAAAGTCTCTATGCTTGTTGGCATCTCTCTTGCATTCGCGATTCATGTGGTTGGTGTTTACTGGTGGTATCAAAATGATGATCTTCTGTACCCATTAATTATGCTTCCCCCCAAATCTATACCTCCTTTCTGGCATGCTATTTTCATCATCATGGTGAATG atACAATGGTCCGGCAGGCAGCAATGGTATTCAAATGTATTCTGTTAATTTCTTACAAGAACAGTAGAGGCCGAAATTATCGTAAACAG GGTCAAATGCTTACTTTGGTTGAGTACCTGATGCTGCTGTACCGTGCCTTATTGCCTACACCAGTCTGGTATCGTTTCTTTTTGAACAAAGAATATGGCAGCCTCTTTTCATCACTCATGACTGGGTTGTATCTAACTTTCAAGCTCACATCTGTTGTTGAGAAG GTACAATCTTTCTGTGCTGCTTTAAAGGCATTATCACGTAAAGAGGTGCACTATGGGGCATATGCAACATCAGAGCAG GTCAATGCAGCAGGAGATCTGTGTGCCATATGCCAGGAAAAGATGCACGCTCCTATACTACTTCGATGTAAACACATATTTTGCGAGGATTGTGTATCAGAATG GTTTGAGAGGGAAGGGACGTGCCCCTTGTGCAGGGCTTTGGTCAAACCTGCAGATCTCAGATCGTTCAGTGATGGCTCAACTAGTTTATTATTCCAGATATTCTAG
- the LOC133689747 gene encoding uncharacterized protein LOC133689747 isoform X4 has product MVRARAPSTADTIMEGSGNISDPYRGRGGGNSNSSNNSSPSSSRRYGMLSASSILQAPISLLLEYSGLLRTTRSSHQETESLIPGGGGLGSTRLDGSSAAVVSNNGEVAIRIIGSGEHEHDRDGSGGLVVGQVGGGQNEVLGQQQTMGADVLQGDLRSDHEGGGGDATGGAVTHQSSSVGGDGEAADGAGGNGRDSTYQRYDIQQAARWIEQVLPFSLLLLVVFIRQHLQGLAGFFVTIWIAVVMFKSNDILRKQTALKGERKVSMLVGISLAFAIHVVGVYWWYQNDDLLYPLIMLPPKSIPPFWHAIFIIMVNDTMVRQAAMVFKCILLISYKNSRGRNYRKQGQMLTLVEYLMLLYRALLPTPVWYRFFLNKEYGSLFSSLMTGLYLTFKLTSVVEKVQSFCAALKALSRKEVHYGAYATSEQKLRHVQLSLSLDFISGS; this is encoded by the exons atggttagggctagggCACCATCTACTGCTGATACGATTATGGAAGGGTCAGGGAATATTTCTGATCCGTACAGAGGCAGAGGCGGAGGAAATAGTAATAGCAGTAACAATTCTTCACCTTCTTCGTCGAGGAGATATGGAATGTTATCAGCTTCTAGTATTCTTCAAGCGCCTATTTCTCTTTTATTAGAGTATTCTGGTCTGTTAAGAACTACTCGTTCATCTCACCAAGAAACAGAGTCTTTGATTCCTGGTGGAGGAGGACTTGGTTCTACTAGACTTGATGGTTCGTCGGCTGCGGTGGTCTCTAATAATGGGGAGGTTGCGATTAGGATAATTGGGTCGGGGGAACATGAACATGACAGGGATGGTTCTGGTGGATTGGTTGTGGGGCAAGTTGGTGGAGGGCAGAATGAGGTGTTGGGACAGCAGCAAACGATGGGTGCAGATGTTCTTCAGGGTGATTTGAGAAGTGATCATGAAGGAGGAGGGGGAGATGCCACTGGTGGTGCCGTTACTCATCAGAGTTCGAGTGTGGGTGGGGATGGGGAAGCTGCTGATGGGGCTGGGGGTAACGGGAGGGATTCAACATACCAGAGATATGATATCCAGCAAGCTGCCAGGTGGATTGAGCAAGTGcttcctttttctttgcttcTATTGGTTGTCTTCATTCGCCAGCATTTGCAAg GACTTGCAGGTTTCTTTGTTACAATTTGGATTGCTGTTGTCATGTTCAAGTCTAATGATATTCTACGAAAACAAACAGCTCTGAAG GGTGAGAGGAAAGTCTCTATGCTTGTTGGCATCTCTCTTGCATTCGCGATTCATGTGGTTGGTGTTTACTGGTGGTATCAAAATGATGATCTTCTGTACCCATTAATTATGCTTCCCCCCAAATCTATACCTCCTTTCTGGCATGCTATTTTCATCATCATGGTGAATG atACAATGGTCCGGCAGGCAGCAATGGTATTCAAATGTATTCTGTTAATTTCTTACAAGAACAGTAGAGGCCGAAATTATCGTAAACAG GGTCAAATGCTTACTTTGGTTGAGTACCTGATGCTGCTGTACCGTGCCTTATTGCCTACACCAGTCTGGTATCGTTTCTTTTTGAACAAAGAATATGGCAGCCTCTTTTCATCACTCATGACTGGGTTGTATCTAACTTTCAAGCTCACATCTGTTGTTGAGAAG GTACAATCTTTCTGTGCTGCTTTAAAGGCATTATCACGTAAAGAGGTGCACTATGGGGCATATGCAACATCAGAGCAG AAACTTCGACATGTTCAGCTCTCACTCTCTCTAGATTTCATTAGTGGTTCTTGA